One Papaver somniferum cultivar HN1 unplaced genomic scaffold, ASM357369v1 unplaced-scaffold_35, whole genome shotgun sequence DNA window includes the following coding sequences:
- the LOC113342191 gene encoding uncharacterized protein LOC113342191, protein MGSSGGTLILWNKDLVEVKDSLVGDYTLSVHRINKHDGFEWVLTNVYGPNKPHERADFWDELDNICRFWDLPWCLGGDFNVITKCDEKKGCNKITKSMENFCDFILQHNLIDLPLKGARYTWSNGQVNPVMWSSSTILWCKLKDLKEKLKEWNKLTFGHTNTKLNHLLSEIHDLDLLAEDTSLSEIQLQDLVNCKKDFKKVTTMEEVSWRIKSKTKWLQEGDKNTSFFISKASARRRYNRIMQLYIDGTLVDDRLKLPEHILSFYKTLFTEEEIIRPALEGINFDSINSIESGILDSNFTEEEAFQAIKDLGHDKAPGPDGFPVMFFHKCWAFIKADIIE, encoded by the exons ATGGGAAGTTCTGGTGGAACGCTTATCTTGTGGAATAAAGATTTGGTGGAAGTCAAGGACTCTCTTGTGGGGGATTACACTCTATCAGTTCATCGTATTAATAAGCATGATGGTTTTGAGTGGGTCTTAACAAATGTATATGGACCTAATAAACCTCATGAAAGAGCTGATTTTTGGGATGAATTAGACAACATCTGCAGATTTTGGGACCTCCCTTGGTGCTTAGGAGGTGACTTTAATGTCATAACCAAATGTGATGAGAAAAAGGGCTGCAATAAGATCACTAAGAGCATGGAGAATTTTTGTGATTTTATCTTACAACACAACCTCATTGATCTTCCTCTCAAGGGTGCTAGATATACTTGGTCTAATGGTCAAGTTAATCCTGTCATGT gGAGTTCTAGTACAATTCTTTGGTGCAAATTAAAAGATTTAAAAGAGAAGCTGAAAGAGTGGAACAAGCTTACTTTTGGTCACACAAACACAAAGTTGAATCATTTGTTGTCAGAGATTCATGACCTGGACTTATTAGCTGAAGATACTTCTTTGTCTGAAATTCAGTTGCAGGATCTGGTAAACTGTAAAAAAGACTTTAAAAAAGTCACAACTATGGAGGAGGTCTCATGGAGgataaagtctaaaaccaaatgGCTGCAAGAAGGTGATAAAAACACTTCTTTCTTCATCAGTAAAGCAAGTGCAAGAAGAAGATACAACAGGATCATGCAGCTTTACATTGATGGCACTTTGGTGGATGATAGACTGAAGTTGCCGGAGCACATTTTGAGTTtttataaaactttgtttacaGAAGAAGAAATTATTAGACCTGCCTTAGAAGGTATTAATTTTGATAGCATAAACTCCATTGAATCTGGTATTTTAGATTCGAACTTTACAGAGGAAGAAGCTTTTCAAGCAATCAAAGATTTGGGACACGATAAGgcacctggtccagatggttttccTGTCATGTTCTTTCATAAATGTTGGGCCTTCATTAAAGCTGATATCATAGAATGA